A window of the Hordeum vulgare subsp. vulgare chromosome 5H, MorexV3_pseudomolecules_assembly, whole genome shotgun sequence genome harbors these coding sequences:
- the LOC123396731 gene encoding UDP-N-acetylglucosamine diphosphorylase 1-like: protein IVDNVLVRVGDPTFLGYFIEKGVSSVAKVVRKAYPQENVGVFVERGRGGPLSVVEYSEMDVAMTTEINQSTGRLRVCWSNIFLHTFSLEFLNQVANNLEKDSVYHLAQKTIPSFHGYTTGLKLERFIFDAFKYSPSTTLFEVLREEEFAPVKNANGSAYDTPHSAKLMLLRLHNRWVVAAGCFRTHSVLLYMTCVEVSPLSYYTRENLEAICRGQTFHARIVLHVNPAQSKLRQRSRPARRVVTRTDEQADPHPHPHAHSRASQHKLDYVSVELEE, encoded by the exons ATTGTTGATAACGTATTG GTTCGTGTTGGAGATCCGACGTTCCTAGGGTACTTTATAGAAAAAGGTGTATCTTCTGTTGCAAAGGTTGTTAGGAAG GCTTATCCACAAGAGAATGTTGGAGTATTTGTTGAAAGAGGTCGTGGTGGACCTCTTTCTGTGGTCGAGTATAGTGAAATGGATGTGGCTATGACTACTGAAATTAATCAATCAACAGGACGCCTTCGTGTTTGTTGGAGCAAT ATATTCTTGCATACGTTCAGTTTGGAATTTCTGAATCAAGTCGCAAACAACCTTGAAAAGGACAGCGT GTATCATCTTGCACAGAAGACGATACCTTCGTTTCATGGGTATACAACGGGACTGAAGCTTGAGCGCTTCATATTCGATGCATTCAAGTACTCCCCATCCACGACACTTTTTGAG GTACTACGAGAAGAAGAATTTGCTCCAGTGAAAAACGCGAATGGGTCAGCCTATGACACCCCACATTCGGCCAAACTGATGCTGCTCCGACTCCACAATAGATGGGTAGTCGCTGCTGGCTGCTTCCGGACCCATTCTGTGCTCTTGTACATGACAT GCGTCGAGGTTTCTCCGCTCAGCTACTACACCAGAGAAAACCTGGAGGCGATCTGCCGCGGACAGACATTCCATGCGCGAATAGTTTT GCATGTTAATCCAGCCCAGTCCAAGCTAAGACAGAGGAGCCGCCCAGCCAGGCGTGTCGTCACACGCACAGATGAGCAG GCAG atccccatccccatccccatgCCCACTCTAGAGCGTCGCAGCATAAGCTCGACTACGTTTCCGTGGAGCTCGAGGAGTGA